One stretch of Pedobacter riviphilus DNA includes these proteins:
- a CDS encoding HupE/UreJ family protein produces MPLQDFIFYFKLGWAHIISADALDHQLFILALVAIYSYVNLKQVLILVTAFTIGHSFTLLLSVLDIIRFDSRWVEFLIPCTIVITAISNLFRKNFSLKSIKINYFLALGFGLIHGMGFANSIRIMLAKDQNIGCGLFGFNVGLEAGQVFMVIFILLITFLIFNYTRIKRISWVLFISAAVFSLALKMALERIPF; encoded by the coding sequence ATGCCGTTACAAGATTTTATCTTTTATTTTAAATTGGGTTGGGCGCACATTATCAGTGCCGATGCTTTAGATCACCAGCTGTTTATTTTGGCACTGGTTGCTATTTATAGTTATGTCAATTTAAAACAGGTGCTCATACTGGTTACGGCCTTTACCATTGGTCATTCATTTACCTTACTTTTAAGTGTATTAGATATTATCAGGTTTGATAGCAGGTGGGTAGAGTTCTTAATTCCCTGTACCATTGTAATTACCGCAATCAGCAATTTGTTCAGAAAGAATTTCTCCTTAAAATCAATCAAGATCAATTATTTTTTGGCACTTGGCTTTGGGCTAATCCATGGAATGGGTTTTGCAAACTCCATCCGGATAATGCTGGCCAAAGATCAGAATATTGGCTGTGGCCTATTTGGGTTTAATGTAGGCTTAGAAGCCGGACAGGTTTTTATGGTGATCTTCATCCTTTTAATTACCTTTTTAATTTTTAATTATACTCGCATAAAGCGCATAAGCTGGGTTTTATTTATATCAGCAGCCGTATTTAGCCTGGCTTTAAAAATGGCTTTAGAACGAATTCCTTTTTAA
- a CDS encoding class I SAM-dependent methyltransferase, producing the protein MLCLKYYLQKPEKGFDPVPKAFAEKYAANEYKKIDNEIIEVIKSHLGDFENKTLLDLGAGPGQYSIEFARRGAKVTWHDISRNYLTIAKAKAKDENIMVDFSLGYLEEAHGKFDVIFNRICWYYCINDYRFAKCIYKLIKKNGYGFIVVNNEKFLQEELEKESGFRKLAIKMSYWLNENFNIKLMHVHPSHKKLSKIFASLNFRHLHLEQCGHNTLITFNK; encoded by the coding sequence ATGCTTTGTCTTAAATATTATCTGCAAAAACCAGAAAAAGGTTTCGATCCGGTTCCAAAAGCTTTTGCAGAAAAATATGCAGCAAATGAATACAAAAAAATTGACAATGAAATAATAGAGGTCATAAAAAGCCATTTAGGTGATTTCGAAAACAAAACTTTACTTGATCTGGGTGCCGGTCCGGGGCAATATAGTATCGAATTTGCCAGGAGGGGTGCAAAAGTGACCTGGCACGACATTAGCCGGAATTACTTAACCATAGCAAAAGCTAAAGCTAAAGACGAGAATATAATGGTAGATTTTTCATTGGGTTATTTAGAAGAAGCCCATGGCAAGTTCGATGTTATTTTTAATCGTATATGTTGGTATTACTGCATCAACGATTACCGGTTTGCAAAATGCATCTATAAATTAATTAAAAAAAATGGGTATGGTTTTATTGTGGTTAACAATGAGAAGTTTCTTCAGGAAGAACTTGAAAAAGAATCAGGATTTAGAAAATTGGCCATTAAAATGAGTTATTGGCTCAATGAAAATTTTAACATTAAGCTTATGCATGTTCATCCATCACATAAGAAACTAAGTAAAATATTTGCCAGCTTAAATTTCAGGCACTTGCATTTAGAACAATGTGGACACAACACCTTAATTACATTTAACAAGTAG
- a CDS encoding DUF6702 family protein, whose translation MLIRKLKYSFLLLFVAFFSVGAGIKHPLHLSTTEVSFNAKDKTLEVSCKIFSDDFEAILARLYKQKTDLSNPNMKNAMDELVKKYLLSHLQLKANGKAVAMNYIGFEIDHEATNIYLEVEKIPSIKSVEVNDTILYDMFDDQMSIVHIVKGSNRKSTKILYPEKKFTANF comes from the coding sequence ATGTTGATACGTAAATTAAAATATAGCTTTTTGCTTTTGTTTGTTGCTTTTTTTTCCGTTGGAGCAGGAATAAAACATCCATTACATTTAAGTACAACAGAAGTAAGCTTTAATGCGAAGGATAAAACTTTAGAAGTAAGCTGTAAAATCTTTTCTGACGACTTTGAGGCAATTTTAGCCAGATTATACAAACAGAAAACCGACCTGAGCAATCCGAATATGAAGAATGCCATGGATGAATTGGTAAAAAAATATCTACTTTCTCATTTACAACTAAAAGCCAATGGGAAAGCTGTTGCCATGAACTACATCGGATTTGAGATCGATCATGAGGCCACTAATATTTATCTTGAGGTAGAGAAAATTCCGTCTATAAAATCTGTTGAGGTGAACGATACTATTTTATATGACATGTTTGATGATCAGATGAGCATTGTACATATTGTAAAAGGCTCCAACCGTAAAAGCACAAAAATCCTTTACCCTGAAAAAAAGTTCACAGCAAACTTTTAA
- a CDS encoding DUF7033 domain-containing protein: MHLIIFSNILTPRIKYIFNFIFKDILKTELEFTGNRQYFLQSEHIKISYGEEPLGEELFFKHTALLFSNKLEEIKPKTIPFGEYQAPFPVAQSTLPFDVFAASFFILSRYEEYFYPKKNEEEFKPSKSHQHKWKILDKPIIDEWALIIKSLIKKKHPHFKFHEKKFQHQPTIHFNVLPNLPEGLLNRAKFIFSAVFKKENNYLSSKFDRLTGVGINNEQVLGEVNQLFSSKKSNPLYFVDFPDVPINYIRINGVSKTLSNQSVGLLRPCASDKQKMLEIKEGLVKLKKINPNTAPVSSQQLEVLKFPICYLNILNSGITSDYSMGYSNVAGFRAGTCTPFNWYDLQLEKVTPLIVNSYCLTDYILQFLTHEAATKTLHQYISAVKVVNGAFYSSWSLKSLSSNAKYKKLKSLFKEMLDYAGN, encoded by the coding sequence ATGCATCTAATCATCTTCTCCAACATATTAACGCCTCGGATAAAATATATCTTTAACTTTATTTTTAAAGATATTCTTAAAACAGAATTAGAATTTACGGGCAATCGCCAATATTTTCTACAGAGTGAGCATATCAAAATCAGTTATGGCGAAGAGCCATTAGGTGAGGAACTTTTCTTTAAGCATACCGCTTTACTCTTCTCCAATAAATTAGAAGAAATTAAGCCAAAAACGATTCCTTTTGGCGAATATCAGGCTCCTTTTCCGGTTGCACAATCAACCCTGCCATTTGATGTTTTTGCTGCCTCATTTTTTATATTAAGCCGATATGAAGAATATTTTTATCCAAAAAAAAACGAAGAAGAATTTAAGCCATCAAAAAGCCATCAGCATAAATGGAAGATTTTAGATAAACCGATTATTGATGAATGGGCATTGATCATTAAAAGTTTGATCAAAAAAAAACATCCACATTTTAAGTTCCACGAAAAGAAATTCCAGCACCAGCCAACCATTCACTTCAATGTTTTGCCCAACCTACCCGAGGGATTATTAAATAGGGCCAAATTTATTTTTAGTGCCGTCTTTAAAAAAGAAAACAATTACCTGAGCTCGAAATTTGACAGGTTAACAGGGGTAGGAATTAATAATGAGCAGGTTTTGGGTGAGGTAAACCAGCTATTTTCTTCAAAAAAAAGTAATCCTCTTTATTTTGTCGATTTCCCTGACGTGCCGATAAATTATATCAGGATAAACGGTGTTTCAAAAACACTTAGCAATCAGTCAGTTGGATTATTAAGACCTTGTGCCAGCGATAAGCAAAAAATGCTCGAGATTAAAGAAGGCCTAGTTAAACTCAAAAAAATCAACCCAAACACCGCACCTGTAAGTAGTCAGCAGTTAGAAGTATTAAAATTCCCCATTTGTTATTTAAATATTCTTAATTCCGGTATTACTTCCGATTATTCTATGGGCTATAGTAATGTAGCTGGTTTTAGGGCCGGAACCTGTACGCCATTTAACTGGTACGATCTTCAGCTCGAAAAAGTAACCCCTTTAATCGTTAATTCTTACTGCCTCACCGATTATATTCTTCAGTTTTTAACACATGAGGCAGCCACTAAAACACTACACCAATATATCAGTGCAGTGAAGGTGGTAAACGGTGCCTTTTATAGCAGTTGGAGCCTAAAAAGCCTGTCTTCAAATGCAAAATACAAAAAACTAAAGTCGCTGTTTAAAGAAATGCTCGATTACGCGGGAAATTGA
- the upp gene encoding uracil phosphoribosyltransferase — MIFDVSKTKSIANTFIAELRDENIQKDSMRFRKNMERLGEFFAYEISKSLEYTIQEIVTPLGVSSCEVLTQQPVLATILRAGLPLQQGLLNIFDKAECCFISAYRKVKKSGDFVIQMDYISTPDLEGKVLIMADPMLATGQSMVMCCKELINRYKIAELHIVAAIASTEGVSHVRANLPKAKLWLGAIDEEMTSKSYIVPGLGDAGDLAYGEKV, encoded by the coding sequence ATGATTTTTGATGTAAGCAAGACAAAATCTATCGCCAATACCTTTATTGCCGAACTTCGGGATGAAAACATCCAGAAAGACTCGATGCGTTTCCGCAAAAATATGGAAAGGCTTGGTGAGTTTTTTGCCTACGAAATCAGCAAATCATTGGAATATACCATTCAAGAAATCGTAACCCCTTTAGGTGTATCGTCTTGTGAGGTTTTAACTCAGCAGCCCGTTTTAGCTACCATACTCCGGGCCGGTTTGCCACTTCAGCAAGGCTTGCTTAACATCTTCGACAAAGCCGAATGTTGTTTTATTTCTGCTTACCGAAAAGTAAAGAAGAGCGGCGATTTTGTGATTCAGATGGACTACATTTCTACCCCGGATTTAGAAGGAAAAGTTTTGATTATGGCCGACCCAATGTTGGCAACGGGACAAAGCATGGTGATGTGCTGTAAAGAACTGATCAACCGTTACAAAATTGCAGAACTTCATATCGTTGCCGCAATAGCCAGTACCGAAGGTGTTTCGCATGTACGCGCCAATTTACCTAAAGCAAAACTTTGGCTTGGCGCAATCGACGAAGAAATGACCAGTAAATCCTACATCGTGCCGGGGCTTGGCGATGCCGGGGATTTAGCCTATGGAGAGAAGGTTTAA
- a CDS encoding low molecular weight protein tyrosine phosphatase family protein: protein MQQNKWRSATAENIYKNHPDHQVRSAGTAPSARIKISEKLIIWADLIFAMEKKHKQRIIERFPEETYEKEIITLNIPDEYQYMDEELIEELNAKVADYL, encoded by the coding sequence ATGCAGCAGAACAAATGGCGTAGCGCCACTGCCGAAAACATCTACAAAAACCATCCCGATCATCAGGTGAGGTCAGCGGGAACAGCGCCATCGGCCAGGATTAAAATCAGTGAAAAACTAATCATCTGGGCCGATCTCATCTTTGCGATGGAGAAAAAGCATAAACAAAGGATCATTGAACGTTTTCCTGAAGAAACCTACGAAAAGGAAATTATTACACTCAATATCCCGGATGAGTATCAGTATATGGATGAAGAACTTATTGAAGAGCTAAACGCAAAAGTTGCCGATTATTTATAA
- a CDS encoding YjjG family noncanonical pyrimidine nucleotidase gives MKKHIFFDLDHTIWDFDRNAEETLNELYQTYKLEELGLKSCADFITTYTKNNHQLWADYHLGKITKDFLRSERFSKTFIQLGVHPDAVPHQFEDDYVNISPTKTNLFEGAENVLGYLKQKYTLHIISNGFKETTLTKMNLSNLNPYFKNVIISEDVGVNKPNPIIFEYALDKAKALKAESIMIGDSLEADIYGALNFGMEAIFFNPLQKEKPNDVQKEIIHLEELLKLF, from the coding sequence ATGAAAAAGCACATTTTCTTCGACCTTGACCACACGATTTGGGATTTTGACCGCAATGCCGAAGAAACATTAAATGAGCTATACCAAACTTATAAACTAGAGGAGCTCGGCTTAAAATCGTGTGCAGATTTTATCACCACTTATACCAAAAATAACCATCAGTTATGGGCTGATTATCACTTAGGAAAAATCACCAAAGATTTTTTAAGATCAGAGCGCTTTAGCAAAACGTTTATTCAACTGGGTGTTCACCCTGATGCCGTTCCACATCAATTTGAGGATGATTATGTAAATATTTCGCCAACTAAAACCAACCTGTTCGAAGGGGCAGAAAATGTTTTGGGTTATCTAAAGCAAAAATATACCCTGCATATCATTTCTAACGGGTTTAAGGAAACAACCTTAACCAAAATGAACCTATCGAACCTTAATCCTTATTTTAAAAACGTCATCATATCAGAAGATGTTGGCGTAAACAAACCCAATCCTATTATTTTCGAATATGCATTAGATAAGGCCAAAGCCTTAAAGGCAGAAAGTATTATGATTGGCGACAGCCTTGAAGCCGATATTTACGGTGCATTAAACTTCGGTATGGAAGCGATATTTTTTAATCCTTTACAAAAAGAGAAGCCCAATGATGTGCAGAAAGAAATTATTCACCTCGAAGAGTTGTTAAAACTTTTTTAA
- a CDS encoding DUF4476 domain-containing protein → MKKTIFLGLAMLFATLSFAQNNRSSAEVFLQIVNPGKYNVYLDDELVASANGRFRFYDVYNTAPMLSIIQGNTVILKQRIRVVPQQRLVLSLEDKQLITLKQLTIYRNRQYALNDFDGYTGDYNTGIIPPLPLQPELNYRLLSDEAFQTFLTQYRRESFDDGRLRMINVVSKNSSLLSAQARVLLKSFTFDDERLKVARNLYKNVADPQNYFILSDIFVFPSNKDDFLKYLEKQ, encoded by the coding sequence ATGAAGAAAACCATCTTTTTAGGATTGGCAATGCTTTTTGCTACCCTAAGTTTCGCTCAAAACAACCGCAGTTCTGCTGAAGTATTCCTGCAAATTGTTAATCCAGGCAAGTATAACGTGTATTTAGACGATGAACTTGTTGCATCAGCCAATGGCAGGTTCCGTTTTTACGATGTATACAATACCGCACCAATGCTATCTATTATTCAGGGCAATACAGTAATCTTGAAACAGAGAATAAGAGTTGTTCCACAACAAAGGCTAGTTTTAAGTTTGGAAGATAAGCAGTTAATTACTTTAAAGCAGCTAACGATCTACCGGAACAGACAGTATGCGCTTAATGATTTTGACGGCTATACCGGAGACTATAATACAGGGATCATTCCGCCCCTACCGCTACAGCCCGAGTTGAATTACAGATTACTATCTGACGAAGCTTTTCAGACCTTTTTAACGCAATACAGAAGGGAAAGTTTTGATGATGGAAGATTAAGAATGATAAATGTGGTGAGCAAAAATTCGTCACTGCTGAGCGCTCAGGCGAGGGTACTCTTAAAATCTTTTACCTTTGATGACGAACGTTTGAAGGTAGCCCGCAACCTTTATAAAAACGTTGCCGACCCGCAGAACTATTTTATCTTATCCGATATTTTTGTTTTTCCGTCTAATAAGGACGATTTCTTAAAATATTTGGAGAAACAGTAA
- a CDS encoding DUF1569 domain-containing protein — protein sequence MTAAKIKASIHKIVDAYKSKLSHYSEDIFQITPPNAGWSYSEVYSHIFDSSLLSLIALERAASGKGENKPTLFIVKLILLLGTLPPSKKYKVPKRLAERVKKISKTEALDFILEFEKGLDDNYPTIAHAKADCKTKHPRLGYLNAKQWLRFIEIHLKHHLKQLERIEKSF from the coding sequence ATGACGGCTGCAAAAATTAAGGCATCGATACATAAAATTGTCGATGCCTATAAATCGAAATTATCTCACTATTCTGAAGATATTTTTCAAATCACTCCACCCAATGCTGGCTGGAGTTACAGTGAAGTATATTCGCATATTTTCGATTCAAGCCTGCTCTCCTTAATTGCACTCGAACGCGCCGCAAGTGGCAAAGGTGAAAACAAACCCACACTTTTTATTGTAAAACTGATTTTGCTTTTAGGTACCCTGCCGCCGTCAAAAAAGTATAAAGTTCCGAAAAGACTGGCCGAGCGTGTTAAAAAAATCAGCAAAACAGAAGCGCTCGATTTTATTTTGGAGTTTGAAAAAGGTCTTGATGATAATTACCCCACAATTGCCCATGCAAAAGCCGATTGTAAAACAAAACACCCACGGCTAGGCTACTTAAATGCCAAACAATGGTTAAGATTTATCGAAATTCATTTAAAACACCATCTCAAACAGTTAGAAAGAATAGAAAAGAGTTTTTAG
- a CDS encoding flippase — protein MKLPAIKGFDEEAFNKYLKNTGWVMFGKILSMIVGFVVARFLGPISFGDLSFADAFTAIAAAIGALGLDTFIIREILNDPAKKDEILGTSLLLRLGVNLLLIPISIGLYLVFHKLSDNPGEPLTYVVALLSFAAFFKSFNVIDSYFQSQVQSKYVVHIQNICVILSALVKILLVVLHLPVIWFAWALVFDGFILALGLVLLYQNKGLNLFDWHFKKSRAKSLLKQSAPLILSAVMVSIYMKIDQVMLKTEGSSAVGIYSAVAKISEAWYFIPVAIVTSVFPALINARKTDHGRYIKRLQNLYDLLVAISLPVAIIITFASTLIIRIIYDNRFEGAEHMLPIHIWSGVFVFLGSASSQYLLAEGFTKISFYRTAFGAIINIMLNFWLIPRYAGIGASIATLIACACSAFYILLIPKTRQQGIMMLKSLFLVTAFQKIFKR, from the coding sequence ATGAAATTACCCGCCATAAAAGGTTTTGACGAAGAAGCGTTTAACAAGTATTTAAAAAATACGGGGTGGGTTATGTTTGGCAAAATACTGAGCATGATTGTTGGCTTTGTTGTCGCCAGGTTCCTGGGACCAATTTCCTTTGGTGATTTAAGCTTTGCCGATGCATTTACGGCAATTGCTGCAGCTATTGGCGCCTTAGGCTTGGATACTTTCATTATTAGAGAAATATTAAACGACCCGGCTAAAAAAGATGAAATATTAGGAACTTCCTTATTACTAAGGTTAGGCGTTAACCTATTATTGATCCCCATTTCAATCGGTTTATATCTTGTTTTTCATAAATTATCAGACAATCCCGGCGAACCATTAACCTATGTGGTGGCACTGCTGTCTTTTGCCGCGTTTTTTAAATCATTCAATGTAATCGATTCTTACTTTCAATCACAGGTACAATCTAAGTATGTAGTACACATTCAAAATATCTGCGTAATACTTTCAGCGTTAGTAAAAATTTTATTAGTCGTTTTACATTTACCTGTAATCTGGTTTGCCTGGGCATTGGTTTTCGATGGTTTTATCTTAGCCCTTGGCCTTGTTTTACTTTATCAAAATAAAGGATTAAATCTATTTGACTGGCATTTTAAGAAAAGTCGGGCAAAATCACTTTTAAAGCAATCAGCTCCTCTAATACTATCGGCTGTTATGGTATCTATTTACATGAAAATAGACCAGGTAATGTTAAAAACAGAAGGAAGTAGTGCTGTTGGAATTTATAGCGCCGTAGCCAAAATTAGCGAGGCCTGGTATTTTATACCCGTTGCAATAGTTACTTCTGTTTTTCCCGCCCTGATAAATGCCCGTAAAACAGATCATGGCCGCTATATTAAACGCCTGCAAAACCTATATGACTTACTCGTTGCAATAAGTTTACCTGTTGCAATAATTATTACTTTCGCATCAACACTCATTATCCGTATTATTTACGATAATCGTTTTGAAGGTGCAGAACACATGTTACCCATCCACATCTGGTCGGGGGTATTTGTATTTTTAGGAAGTGCCAGCTCCCAGTACTTATTGGCAGAGGGCTTTACAAAGATTTCCTTTTACCGTACCGCTTTTGGAGCGATCATAAACATCATGTTAAACTTTTGGCTAATACCACGCTATGCTGGTATTGGAGCATCAATTGCAACCCTAATAGCCTGTGCCTGTTCGGCATTTTATATTTTATTAATCCCCAAAACCAGACAACAAGGTATAATGATGTTAAAATCATTATTTTTGGTCACCGCATTTCAAAAAATATTTAAACGTTGA
- a CDS encoding class I SAM-dependent methyltransferase, translating into MSTLKALTTLISKPSRLKALLSYGHKGYLNSIGWFTAFDKKQAVDGQGKALPWVTYSFIDFIKERINKTQHIFEYGSGSSTIFYAERAGSVTSVEHDKGWFDKVKNTSPANAEMIFCQLEKDGEYAKKATLLDKKFDIIIVDGRDRVNCCKYSVAALSANGVLVLDDSEREVYNPARVLLKAQGFKEISFSGISPGLFYEKATSVFYKQDNCLGI; encoded by the coding sequence TTGAGTACTCTTAAAGCATTAACCACATTAATTTCAAAGCCCAGCAGGCTTAAGGCATTATTATCTTACGGACATAAAGGCTACCTGAACAGCATTGGCTGGTTTACGGCTTTCGATAAAAAACAGGCCGTAGACGGACAAGGGAAAGCTTTGCCTTGGGTAACCTATTCTTTTATCGATTTTATTAAAGAGCGGATAAACAAAACACAGCATATTTTCGAATATGGCTCTGGCAGTTCTACTATTTTTTATGCAGAAAGAGCAGGTTCGGTAACTTCTGTGGAGCACGATAAAGGCTGGTTTGATAAAGTAAAAAATACAAGTCCGGCCAATGCCGAAATGATATTCTGCCAATTAGAAAAGGATGGGGAATATGCTAAAAAAGCAACCTTACTCGATAAAAAATTCGACATTATTATTGTTGATGGGCGCGACCGTGTAAACTGTTGCAAGTATAGCGTGGCTGCATTATCAGCTAATGGCGTGCTGGTTTTGGATGATAGTGAACGTGAAGTGTATAATCCGGCCCGTGTGCTTTTAAAGGCCCAAGGTTTCAAAGAAATTAGTTTTAGTGGAATTTCGCCAGGCCTTTTTTACGAAAAAGCAACCTCAGTTTTTTATAAGCAAGATAATTGTTTAGGTATTTAA
- a CDS encoding class I SAM-dependent methyltransferase: protein MLSEEVKTAYDNFYTNSDVAWRMLGAKYKAQNIVDVCKGLKPKKVLEVGAGDGSILHFLNEWHFAPELYALEIAQSGVDIIKDRNLASLKEAQTFDGYKIPYGDDAFDLIILAHVLEHVEHERILIRELKRVAKYIVVEVPKDYRFGVDQRMKHFLDYGHINMYTPTSLRFLLQSEGLEILADKVSMTAPETVKFNEFINKKAPKTFSKNLKIELEYRIKKTLGNLFGKKKQEQFANAYTVLTKKSDHNLHIF, encoded by the coding sequence ATGTTAAGCGAAGAAGTAAAAACCGCCTACGATAATTTTTATACCAATAGCGATGTAGCATGGAGAATGCTTGGCGCAAAATATAAAGCGCAGAACATTGTTGATGTTTGCAAAGGGTTAAAGCCTAAAAAAGTGCTTGAGGTTGGCGCCGGAGATGGCAGTATTTTACATTTTTTAAATGAATGGCATTTCGCACCAGAACTTTATGCGTTAGAAATTGCACAAAGTGGTGTCGATATTATAAAAGACCGTAACCTTGCCAGTTTAAAAGAAGCACAAACTTTTGATGGATATAAAATCCCTTATGGAGATGATGCATTTGATCTGATTATTCTTGCGCACGTTTTAGAACACGTAGAACATGAACGGATCCTCATTCGCGAATTGAAAAGGGTAGCAAAATATATTGTAGTTGAAGTACCTAAAGATTATCGCTTCGGTGTAGACCAAAGAATGAAGCATTTTCTTGATTATGGGCATATTAACATGTACACGCCAACTTCTTTAAGATTCTTGTTACAGAGTGAGGGTTTAGAAATTTTAGCAGATAAAGTATCAATGACAGCGCCAGAAACGGTAAAGTTTAATGAGTTTATCAATAAAAAAGCCCCTAAAACATTTTCCAAAAACCTAAAAATAGAGCTGGAATACCGGATTAAAAAAACCTTAGGCAATTTGTTTGGGAAGAAAAAGCAAGAACAGTTTGCAAATGCCTACACCGTGTTAACCAAAAAGTCTGACCATAATCTACATATATTTTAG
- a CDS encoding glycosyltransferase family 2 protein, with protein MQNLAPIALFVYNRPQHTERTLQFLQQNELAAQSHLYIFSDGAKTVQDEEKVAAVRKIIKKADGFKSVKVIESKTNAGLANSVIAGVTKLIAEYDQVIVFEDDLVTSPHTLAYFNNALNHYREEQKVMHIGAYMYPLKSDNLSQSFFYRAATSWGWATWGRAWKNFEPDIDVLIKQFDKKKRTAFSIDNKMNFWKQMQEFKKGKNNSWAIRWYASIFLKGGITLNPSQSLVNNIGHDGTGVHSGINDIYNVIINPKPIVEFPTVIAEDPIAYKAIKSFLIKRKGNMVTRVRRFVKEKLAQYFSKK; from the coding sequence ATGCAAAACCTTGCCCCAATAGCACTTTTCGTATACAACCGTCCGCAGCACACCGAGCGTACGTTACAATTCCTGCAGCAAAATGAACTGGCAGCACAAAGCCATTTGTATATCTTTTCCGATGGTGCCAAAACAGTTCAGGATGAAGAAAAAGTTGCAGCGGTAAGAAAAATCATCAAAAAAGCAGATGGTTTTAAATCGGTTAAGGTAATCGAAAGTAAGACAAATGCAGGCTTGGCCAATTCGGTAATTGCAGGGGTAACCAAATTAATAGCAGAATACGATCAGGTAATTGTGTTTGAAGATGACCTGGTTACTTCGCCCCATACCTTAGCCTATTTCAACAATGCGCTAAACCATTACCGCGAAGAGCAAAAAGTAATGCACATTGGAGCCTATATGTATCCCTTAAAATCAGATAATCTTTCACAATCGTTTTTCTACAGGGCAGCTACAAGTTGGGGCTGGGCGACATGGGGAAGAGCTTGGAAAAACTTTGAGCCTGATATAGATGTTCTTATTAAGCAGTTTGATAAAAAGAAAAGAACTGCATTTTCCATCGATAATAAAATGAATTTCTGGAAACAGATGCAGGAATTTAAAAAAGGGAAAAATAATAGCTGGGCCATAAGATGGTATGCCTCTATCTTTTTAAAAGGAGGCATTACACTTAATCCATCGCAATCACTGGTTAACAATATTGGGCATGATGGCACTGGTGTACACTCAGGAATAAACGATATCTATAACGTAATTATCAACCCCAAACCAATTGTCGAATTTCCAACGGTAATAGCCGAAGATCCTATTGCATACAAAGCCATTAAGAGCTTTTTGATTAAACGGAAAGGCAATATGGTAACCCGGGTTAGGCGTTTTGTAAAAGAAAAGCTTGCACAATACTTTTCAAAGAAATAA
- a CDS encoding PA2169 family four-helix-bundle protein — MKTTTATAEVLNDLVQINNDRIEGYEKARQELKDSDTDLKTLFLNMIGESQKYKMALATEVAALGEDIETGTTNSGKIYRAWMDVKALFTGHDRKTVLNNCEFGEDAAQNAYKMALEEEDIPSNIRDLIADQKASLRVSHDEIKRLRDAQA; from the coding sequence ATGAAAACGACAACAGCAACAGCAGAGGTATTAAACGATCTGGTTCAAATTAATAACGATCGTATTGAAGGTTATGAGAAAGCCCGTCAGGAATTAAAAGATAGTGATACCGACTTAAAGACCCTATTTCTAAATATGATAGGCGAAAGTCAAAAATATAAAATGGCTTTGGCTACGGAGGTAGCTGCACTGGGCGAAGATATTGAAACCGGAACAACAAACTCCGGAAAAATTTACAGGGCATGGATGGATGTTAAAGCTTTATTTACCGGCCACGACCGTAAAACTGTTTTAAACAATTGTGAGTTTGGAGAGGACGCTGCACAAAATGCATATAAAATGGCCTTAGAGGAAGAAGATATTCCTTCAAACATCAGAGATTTAATTGCTGACCAAAAAGCATCGTTAAGGGTATCGCACGATGAAATTAAAAGATTACGTGATGCTCAAGCATAA